A section of the Flaviflexus equikiangi genome encodes:
- the fusA gene encoding elongation factor G — protein sequence MAQEVLSDLTKVRNIGIMAHIDAGKTTTTERILFYTGINYKIGETHDGASTTDWMEDEKNRGITITSAAVTAFWKNNQINVIDTPGHVDFTVEVERSLRVLDGAVAVFDGKEGVEPQSETVWRQADKYNVPRICFVNKMDKLGASFEFTVGTIRDRLKATPLIVTLPIGSEAELAGVVDVIRRVAYRFPSEDENGEKTYGTLVVEEEVPADMVDAVEAARNELLESVAETDENLLDKYLGGEELTEAEIKGAIRKLTIAGEAYPVFCGSAYKNIGVQPMLDGVIDYLPSPLDVPAIEGHAVNNEEEIVVRHANEEDPFAALAFKVAVHPFFGKLTYIRVYSGTLEAGSPIQNSTKGQKERISRIFQMHSNKENPVDAAHAGHIYAVIGLKNTTTGDTLCDAQKPVILESMTFPEPVIHVAIEPKSKGDQEKLGTAIQRLAEEDPTFSVRLDDETGQTVIGGMGELHLDILVTRMRREFKVDANVGAPQVAYRETIRRKVDKVDYTHKKQTGGSGQFAKVQVSFEPMAPTEDGETYEFVDAVTGGRVPREYIPSVDQGIRAAMENGILAGYPMVGVKATLLDGAYHDVDSSEMAFKIAGQGAFREGIKQADPVLLEPIMDVEVRTPEEYMGDVIGDLNSRRGMIQSMEDATGIKIVRAQVPLSEMFGYVGDLRSKTQGRAVYTMQFSTYAEVPRNVSEEIIKKTRGE from the coding sequence GTGGCACAGGAAGTGCTTTCCGACCTGACAAAGGTCCGCAATATCGGCATCATGGCCCACATCGATGCCGGCAAGACCACAACCACCGAGCGTATTCTGTTCTACACCGGTATCAACTACAAGATCGGTGAAACGCACGACGGCGCTTCGACGACGGACTGGATGGAAGACGAGAAGAATCGTGGCATCACGATCACCTCGGCTGCCGTGACCGCATTCTGGAAGAACAACCAGATCAACGTCATCGACACCCCCGGCCACGTCGACTTCACCGTTGAGGTGGAGCGTTCGCTCCGCGTCCTCGACGGCGCAGTCGCAGTGTTCGACGGCAAGGAGGGCGTTGAGCCCCAGTCGGAGACTGTTTGGCGTCAGGCGGACAAGTACAACGTGCCCCGCATCTGCTTCGTCAACAAGATGGACAAGCTGGGCGCGAGCTTCGAGTTCACGGTCGGCACGATCCGCGACCGCCTCAAGGCAACGCCCCTGATCGTCACCCTCCCCATCGGCTCAGAGGCTGAGCTTGCGGGCGTCGTGGACGTCATCCGTCGCGTCGCCTACCGCTTCCCCTCGGAAGACGAGAACGGTGAGAAGACCTACGGCACGCTCGTTGTCGAAGAAGAGGTTCCGGCCGACATGGTCGACGCAGTCGAGGCGGCTCGTAACGAGCTGCTCGAGTCCGTCGCCGAGACCGACGAGAACCTCCTCGACAAGTACCTCGGCGGCGAAGAGCTGACCGAGGCCGAGATCAAGGGCGCTATCCGCAAGCTCACGATCGCCGGCGAGGCCTACCCGGTCTTCTGTGGTTCCGCCTACAAGAACATCGGCGTCCAGCCGATGCTCGACGGAGTCATCGACTACCTTCCCTCCCCGCTTGACGTCCCCGCCATCGAAGGCCACGCCGTCAACAACGAGGAAGAGATCGTTGTTCGTCACGCCAACGAAGAAGATCCCTTCGCAGCACTTGCCTTCAAGGTTGCTGTGCACCCGTTCTTCGGCAAGCTCACCTACATTCGCGTGTACTCCGGTACCCTCGAGGCGGGCTCGCCCATCCAGAACTCGACGAAGGGCCAGAAGGAGCGCATCTCCCGTATCTTCCAGATGCACTCCAACAAGGAGAACCCGGTCGATGCGGCTCATGCGGGCCACATCTACGCCGTCATCGGTCTGAAGAACACGACCACGGGCGACACGCTGTGCGATGCGCAGAAGCCTGTCATCCTCGAGTCGATGACGTTCCCGGAGCCCGTGATCCACGTGGCGATCGAGCCGAAGTCGAAGGGCGACCAGGAGAAGCTGGGCACCGCTATTCAGCGCCTTGCTGAAGAGGACCCCACGTTCTCTGTGCGCCTGGACGACGAGACCGGCCAGACCGTTATCGGCGGCATGGGCGAGCTCCACCTCGATATTCTCGTGACGCGTATGCGCCGCGAGTTCAAGGTCGACGCTAACGTCGGCGCCCCCCAGGTTGCTTACCGCGAGACCATCCGCCGCAAGGTGGACAAGGTCGACTACACGCACAAGAAGCAGACGGGCGGCTCCGGCCAGTTCGCGAAGGTGCAGGTTTCCTTCGAACCTATGGCACCGACCGAAGACGGAGAAACCTACGAGTTCGTCGACGCCGTCACCGGCGGACGCGTTCCTCGTGAGTACATCCCCTCTGTCGATCAGGGCATCAGGGCAGCCATGGAGAACGGTATCCTCGCCGGATACCCGATGGTGGGCGTCAAGGCCACCCTCCTCGATGGCGCATACCACGATGTCGACTCCTCGGAGATGGCGTTCAAGATCGCCGGCCAAGGCGCATTCCGTGAGGGCATCAAGCAGGCGGATCCCGTCCTGCTCGAGCCGATCATGGACGTCGAGGTTCGTACTCCCGAAGAGTACATGGGTGATGTCATCGGCGATCTCAACTCTCGCCGCGGCATGATCCAGTCCATGGAGGATGCGACCGGTATCAAGATCGTTCGCGCCCAGGTCCCGCTGTCCGAAATG